From Nerophis lumbriciformis linkage group LG13, RoL_Nlum_v2.1, whole genome shotgun sequence, one genomic window encodes:
- the dbr1 gene encoding lariat debranching enzyme codes for MKIAVEGCCHGELDKIYETIAYLEKKQDVKVDLLLCCGDFQAVRNEGDLKCMAVPAKYRTMQTFYKYFSGEKKAPILTIFIGGNHEASNHLQELPYGGWVAPNIYYLGYAGVVRYKGVRIGGVSGIFKSHDYRRGHHEFPPYNPETLRSVYHVRNIEVFKLKQIRMPVDIFMSHDWPRGVYHHGHTEELLRKKKFLRHEVESNSLGSPAAAELLDHLQPAYWFSAHLHVKFAALVEHPPKANAAPRVTKFLSLDKCLPYRQFLQIVDVPERDGSAEDLEYDPEWLAILKATNDLQRTTNHPWNPPENNGLHERWNFGVSDEAMMKVVEELSGELAIPDNFSRTVPAFDPGNPQYHSAPSYNANPQTTELCATLGLTDIYARVGQGGNARGAQGGEEEEEEEDKASGDDEPSEYPTDTSGMSNSFNPDEITIEDEWEEELESGSDPKPLDGDAALTPRMVLPPPKFEASPIPMSSLMDLPPPCHSTPSNAHLHSGVEVDAEDGDAAIAVPRAPKRTSDEASSNVSGTTTPRIKRRNQIIYTRVEDECDD; via the exons ATGAAGATCGCTGTGGAGGGTTGTTGCCATGGCGAGCTGGACAAGATCTATGAGACCATCGCCTACCTGGAGAAGAAGCAAGACGTCAAGGTGGATCTTCTTCTTTGCTGTGGGGACTTCCAGGCCGTGAGAAACGAAGGCGACCTCAAGTGCATGGCGGTGCCTGCCAAGTACAGAACCATGCAGACTTTTTACAA GTACTTTTCTGGAGAAAAAAAGGCTCCAATTCTAACTATCTTCATCGGCGGTAACCACGAGGCCTCCAATCACCTGCAGGAGCTGCCTTACGGAGGCTGGGTGGCGCCCAATATTTATTATCTGG GTTATGCTGGCGTTGTCCGCTACAAGGGGGTCCGAATCGGAGGCGTGTCAGGGATCTTCAAATCCCACGACTACAGAAGAG GTCACCATGAATTCCCTCCATACAACCCTGAAACCTTGAGAAGCGTCTATCATGTCCGAAATATCGAGGTGTTCAAGCTAAAGCAG ATCCGCATGCCGGTGGACATCTTCATGAGCCACGACTGGCCCCGGGGGGTCTACCACCACGGCCACACTGAGGAACTGTTGCGCAAGAAGAAGTTTCTGCGTCACGAAGTGGAGTCCAACTCTTTGGGCAGCCCCGCCGCCGCCGAGCTGCTGGACCACCTGCAGCCCGCCTACTGGTTCTCGGCGCATCTTCACGTCAAATTTGCTGCCCTGGTGGAGCATCCG CCTAAAGCCAATGCCGCGCCACGCGTCACCAAATTCCTGTCGCTGGATAAGTGCCTGCCCTATCGGCAGTTCCTGCAG ATTGTGGACGTTCCGGAGAGGGACGGTTCAGCCGAGGATTTGGAGTACGACCCCGAGTGGCTCGCCATTCTAAAGGCCACAAACGATCTGCAGAGGACCACCAATCATCCCTGGAACCCTCCTGAGAACAATGGCCTGCACGAACG GTGGAACTTTGGCGTTTCCGACGAAGCAATGATGAAGGTGGTTGAAGAGCTCAGTGGCGAGCTCGCCATCCCGGACAACTTCAGTCGTACCGTGCCCGCTTTTGACCCTGGCAACCCCCAGTACCACTCGGCCCCCAGCTACAACGCCAACCCCCAGACCACCGAGCTGTGCGCCACCTTAGGCCTCACCGACATCTATGCCCGGGTGGGGCAAGGCGGCAACGCGAGGGGGGCTCAGGgtggagaggaggaggaggaggaagaagacaaAGCTTCAGGAGACGACGAGCCCAGCGAGTACCCTACGGACACTTCCGGCATGTCAAACTCGTTTAATCCGGATGAGATCACCATCGAAGACGAGTGGGAGGAAGAGCTAGAGAGCGGCTCTGATCCGAAACCACTCGATGGGGACGCCGCTCTCACGCCCCGCATGGTCCTACCCCCGCCCAAGTTCGAAGCGTCCCCCATTCCCATGTCTTCTCTCATGGACCTTCCACCCCCCTGCCACTCCACGCCCTCAAACGCCCACCTTCATTCTGGGGTGGAGGTGGACGCAGAGGACGGGGACGCAGCTATTGCTGTACCACGCGCCCCCAAACGGACCAGCGACGAGGCCAGCAGTAATGTAAGCGGGACCACGACGCCGCGGATCAAACGCAGAAACCAAATCATCTATACCAGAGTGGAAGACGAGTGTGATGATTAG